In a genomic window of Larus michahellis chromosome 3, bLarMic1.1, whole genome shotgun sequence:
- the TBXT gene encoding T-box transcription factor T isoform X3 encodes MSSPGTEGAGKPPQYRVDHLLSAVESELQAGSEKGDPTERELRVTLEDNDLWLRFKELTNEMIVTKNGRRMFPVLKVSVSGLDPNAMYSFLLDFVAADGHRWKYVNGEWVPGGKPEPQAPSCVYIHPDSPNFGAHWMKAPVSFSKVKLTNKLNGGGQIMLNSLHKYEPRIHIVRVGGPQRMITSHSFPETQFIAVTAYQNEEITALKIKYNPFAKAFLDAKERSDHKDMMEEVGDNQQSGYSQCSWLIPGTGTLCPPANPHPQFGAPLSLSPAHSCERYSSLRNHRPGPYPSPYTHRNNSPTYADNSSACLSMLQSHDNWSSLGVPAHTTMLPMSHSTGTATSSSQYPNLWSVSNSTITPVSQSSGMSNGLSSQFLRGSPAHYTALPHPVTAASSASPLYDGGAPTDLPDSQYDASAHARLASTWTPVTPPSM; translated from the exons ATGAGCTCCCCCGGGACGGAGGGGGCGGGCAAGCCCCCGCAGTACCGCGTGGACCACCTGCTGAGCGCCGTGGAGAGCGAGCTGCAGGCGGGCAGCGAGAAGGGGGACCCCACGGAGCGGGAGCTGCGGGTCACGCTGGAGGACAACGACCTGTGGCTGCGCTTCAAGGAGCTCACCAATGAGATGATCGTCACCAAAAACGGCAG GAGGATGTTCCCGGTGCTGAAGGTGAGCGTGTCGGGGCTGGACCCCAACGCCATGTACTCCTTCCTGCTGGACTTCGTGGCGGCCGACGGGCACCGCTGGAAGTACGTGAACGGGGagtgggtgccgggggggaagCCGGAGCCGCAGGCGCCCAGCTGCGTCTACATCCACCCCGACTCCCCCAACTTCGGCGCGCACTGGATGAAGGCGCCCGTCTCCTTCAGCAAAGTCAAACTCACCAACAAGCTCAACGGCGGCGGGCAG ATCATGTTGAACTCTCTGCACAAGTATGAGCCAAGGATTCATATAGTGCGAGTGGGTGGCCCGCAGCGGATGATCACCAGCCATTCCTTCCCAGAGACCCAGTTTATAGCCGTGACGGCCTACCAGAACGAGGAG atcacagctttaaaaattaaatacaatccGTTTGCAAAGGCATTTCTTGATGCAAAAGAAAG AAGCGATCACAAAGACATGATGGAGGAAGTGGGAGACAACCAGCAGTCTGGGTATTCGCAGT GCAGCTGGCTCATTCCCGGGACCGGGACTCTGTGCCCACCTGCCAATCCTCACCCTCAGTTCGGAGCCCCGCTGTCGCTCTCCCCTGCTCACAGCTGTGAAAGGTACTCGTCGCTGAGGAACCACCGTCCTGGCCCCTACCCCAGCCCCTACACCCACAGAAACAACTCGCCAA CCTATGCCGATAactcctctgcctgcctttccATGCTGCAGTCCCATGACAACTGGTCTTCTCTAGGAGTTCCTGCACACACGACGATGCTGCCCATGAGTCACAGCACTGGCACAGCTACCAGCTCCAG TCAGTATCCTAACTTATGGTCTGTGAGCAACAGCACCATCACGCCGGTGTCTCAGTCGAGCGGGATGTCCAACGGCCTGAGCTCCCAGTTTTTACGTGGCTCTCCAGCGCACTACACTGCCCTCCCGCACCCGGtcaccgccgcctcctccgcgTCCCCCCTGTACGACGGCGGCGCACCCACGGACCTGCCCGACAGCCAGTACGATGCCTCCGCACATGCCAGGCTAGCATCCACGTGGACGCCTGTCACCCCCCCTTCCATGTAA
- the TBXT gene encoding T-box transcription factor T isoform X4 yields MSSPGTEGAGKPPQYRVDHLLSAVESELQAGSEKGDPTERELRVTLEDNDLWLRFKELTNEMIVTKNGRRMFPVLKVSVSGLDPNAMYSFLLDFVAADGHRWKYVNGEWVPGGKPEPQAPSCVYIHPDSPNFGAHWMKAPVSFSKVKLTNKLNGGGQIMLNSLHKYEPRIHIVRVGGPQRMITSHSFPETQFIAVTAYQNEEITALKIKYNPFAKAFLDAKERSDHKDMMEEVGDNQQSGYSQSYADNSSACLSMLQSHDNWSSLGVPAHTTMLPMSHSTGTATSSSQYPNLWSVSNSTITPVSQSSGMSNGLSSQFLRGSPAHYTALPHPVTAASSASPLYDGGAPTDLPDSQYDASAHARLASTWTPVTPPSM; encoded by the exons ATGAGCTCCCCCGGGACGGAGGGGGCGGGCAAGCCCCCGCAGTACCGCGTGGACCACCTGCTGAGCGCCGTGGAGAGCGAGCTGCAGGCGGGCAGCGAGAAGGGGGACCCCACGGAGCGGGAGCTGCGGGTCACGCTGGAGGACAACGACCTGTGGCTGCGCTTCAAGGAGCTCACCAATGAGATGATCGTCACCAAAAACGGCAG GAGGATGTTCCCGGTGCTGAAGGTGAGCGTGTCGGGGCTGGACCCCAACGCCATGTACTCCTTCCTGCTGGACTTCGTGGCGGCCGACGGGCACCGCTGGAAGTACGTGAACGGGGagtgggtgccgggggggaagCCGGAGCCGCAGGCGCCCAGCTGCGTCTACATCCACCCCGACTCCCCCAACTTCGGCGCGCACTGGATGAAGGCGCCCGTCTCCTTCAGCAAAGTCAAACTCACCAACAAGCTCAACGGCGGCGGGCAG ATCATGTTGAACTCTCTGCACAAGTATGAGCCAAGGATTCATATAGTGCGAGTGGGTGGCCCGCAGCGGATGATCACCAGCCATTCCTTCCCAGAGACCCAGTTTATAGCCGTGACGGCCTACCAGAACGAGGAG atcacagctttaaaaattaaatacaatccGTTTGCAAAGGCATTTCTTGATGCAAAAGAAAG AAGCGATCACAAAGACATGATGGAGGAAGTGGGAGACAACCAGCAGTCTGGGTATTCGCAGT CCTATGCCGATAactcctctgcctgcctttccATGCTGCAGTCCCATGACAACTGGTCTTCTCTAGGAGTTCCTGCACACACGACGATGCTGCCCATGAGTCACAGCACTGGCACAGCTACCAGCTCCAG TCAGTATCCTAACTTATGGTCTGTGAGCAACAGCACCATCACGCCGGTGTCTCAGTCGAGCGGGATGTCCAACGGCCTGAGCTCCCAGTTTTTACGTGGCTCTCCAGCGCACTACACTGCCCTCCCGCACCCGGtcaccgccgcctcctccgcgTCCCCCCTGTACGACGGCGGCGCACCCACGGACCTGCCCGACAGCCAGTACGATGCCTCCGCACATGCCAGGCTAGCATCCACGTGGACGCCTGTCACCCCCCCTTCCATGTAA
- the TBXT gene encoding T-box transcription factor T isoform X1, giving the protein MSSPGTEGAGKPPQYRVDHLLSAVESELQAGSEKGDPTERELRVTLEDNDLWLRFKELTNEMIVTKNGRRMFPVLKVSVSGLDPNAMYSFLLDFVAADGHRWKYVNGEWVPGGKPEPQAPSCVYIHPDSPNFGAHWMKAPVSFSKVKLTNKLNGGGQIMLNSLHKYEPRIHIVRVGGPQRMITSHSFPETQFIAVTAYQNEEITALKIKYNPFAKAFLDAKERSDHKDMMEEVGDNQQSGYSQLGSWLIPGTGTLCPPANPHPQFGAPLSLSPAHSCERYSSLRNHRPGPYPSPYTHRNNSPTAYADNSSACLSMLQSHDNWSSLGVPAHTTMLPMSHSTGTATSSSQYPNLWSVSNSTITPVSQSSGMSNGLSSQFLRGSPAHYTALPHPVTAASSASPLYDGGAPTDLPDSQYDASAHARLASTWTPVTPPSM; this is encoded by the exons ATGAGCTCCCCCGGGACGGAGGGGGCGGGCAAGCCCCCGCAGTACCGCGTGGACCACCTGCTGAGCGCCGTGGAGAGCGAGCTGCAGGCGGGCAGCGAGAAGGGGGACCCCACGGAGCGGGAGCTGCGGGTCACGCTGGAGGACAACGACCTGTGGCTGCGCTTCAAGGAGCTCACCAATGAGATGATCGTCACCAAAAACGGCAG GAGGATGTTCCCGGTGCTGAAGGTGAGCGTGTCGGGGCTGGACCCCAACGCCATGTACTCCTTCCTGCTGGACTTCGTGGCGGCCGACGGGCACCGCTGGAAGTACGTGAACGGGGagtgggtgccgggggggaagCCGGAGCCGCAGGCGCCCAGCTGCGTCTACATCCACCCCGACTCCCCCAACTTCGGCGCGCACTGGATGAAGGCGCCCGTCTCCTTCAGCAAAGTCAAACTCACCAACAAGCTCAACGGCGGCGGGCAG ATCATGTTGAACTCTCTGCACAAGTATGAGCCAAGGATTCATATAGTGCGAGTGGGTGGCCCGCAGCGGATGATCACCAGCCATTCCTTCCCAGAGACCCAGTTTATAGCCGTGACGGCCTACCAGAACGAGGAG atcacagctttaaaaattaaatacaatccGTTTGCAAAGGCATTTCTTGATGCAAAAGAAAG AAGCGATCACAAAGACATGATGGAGGAAGTGGGAGACAACCAGCAGTCTGGGTATTCGCAGT tAGGCAGCTGGCTCATTCCCGGGACCGGGACTCTGTGCCCACCTGCCAATCCTCACCCTCAGTTCGGAGCCCCGCTGTCGCTCTCCCCTGCTCACAGCTGTGAAAGGTACTCGTCGCTGAGGAACCACCGTCCTGGCCCCTACCCCAGCCCCTACACCCACAGAAACAACTCGCCAA CAGCCTATGCCGATAactcctctgcctgcctttccATGCTGCAGTCCCATGACAACTGGTCTTCTCTAGGAGTTCCTGCACACACGACGATGCTGCCCATGAGTCACAGCACTGGCACAGCTACCAGCTCCAG TCAGTATCCTAACTTATGGTCTGTGAGCAACAGCACCATCACGCCGGTGTCTCAGTCGAGCGGGATGTCCAACGGCCTGAGCTCCCAGTTTTTACGTGGCTCTCCAGCGCACTACACTGCCCTCCCGCACCCGGtcaccgccgcctcctccgcgTCCCCCCTGTACGACGGCGGCGCACCCACGGACCTGCCCGACAGCCAGTACGATGCCTCCGCACATGCCAGGCTAGCATCCACGTGGACGCCTGTCACCCCCCCTTCCATGTAA
- the TBXT gene encoding T-box transcription factor T isoform X2 encodes MSSPGTEGAGKPPQYRVDHLLSAVESELQAGSEKGDPTERELRVTLEDNDLWLRFKELTNEMIVTKNGRRMFPVLKVSVSGLDPNAMYSFLLDFVAADGHRWKYVNGEWVPGGKPEPQAPSCVYIHPDSPNFGAHWMKAPVSFSKVKLTNKLNGGGQIMLNSLHKYEPRIHIVRVGGPQRMITSHSFPETQFIAVTAYQNEEITALKIKYNPFAKAFLDAKERSDHKDMMEEVGDNQQSGYSQLGSWLIPGTGTLCPPANPHPQFGAPLSLSPAHSCERYSSLRNHRPGPYPSPYTHRNNSPTYADNSSACLSMLQSHDNWSSLGVPAHTTMLPMSHSTGTATSSSQYPNLWSVSNSTITPVSQSSGMSNGLSSQFLRGSPAHYTALPHPVTAASSASPLYDGGAPTDLPDSQYDASAHARLASTWTPVTPPSM; translated from the exons ATGAGCTCCCCCGGGACGGAGGGGGCGGGCAAGCCCCCGCAGTACCGCGTGGACCACCTGCTGAGCGCCGTGGAGAGCGAGCTGCAGGCGGGCAGCGAGAAGGGGGACCCCACGGAGCGGGAGCTGCGGGTCACGCTGGAGGACAACGACCTGTGGCTGCGCTTCAAGGAGCTCACCAATGAGATGATCGTCACCAAAAACGGCAG GAGGATGTTCCCGGTGCTGAAGGTGAGCGTGTCGGGGCTGGACCCCAACGCCATGTACTCCTTCCTGCTGGACTTCGTGGCGGCCGACGGGCACCGCTGGAAGTACGTGAACGGGGagtgggtgccgggggggaagCCGGAGCCGCAGGCGCCCAGCTGCGTCTACATCCACCCCGACTCCCCCAACTTCGGCGCGCACTGGATGAAGGCGCCCGTCTCCTTCAGCAAAGTCAAACTCACCAACAAGCTCAACGGCGGCGGGCAG ATCATGTTGAACTCTCTGCACAAGTATGAGCCAAGGATTCATATAGTGCGAGTGGGTGGCCCGCAGCGGATGATCACCAGCCATTCCTTCCCAGAGACCCAGTTTATAGCCGTGACGGCCTACCAGAACGAGGAG atcacagctttaaaaattaaatacaatccGTTTGCAAAGGCATTTCTTGATGCAAAAGAAAG AAGCGATCACAAAGACATGATGGAGGAAGTGGGAGACAACCAGCAGTCTGGGTATTCGCAGT tAGGCAGCTGGCTCATTCCCGGGACCGGGACTCTGTGCCCACCTGCCAATCCTCACCCTCAGTTCGGAGCCCCGCTGTCGCTCTCCCCTGCTCACAGCTGTGAAAGGTACTCGTCGCTGAGGAACCACCGTCCTGGCCCCTACCCCAGCCCCTACACCCACAGAAACAACTCGCCAA CCTATGCCGATAactcctctgcctgcctttccATGCTGCAGTCCCATGACAACTGGTCTTCTCTAGGAGTTCCTGCACACACGACGATGCTGCCCATGAGTCACAGCACTGGCACAGCTACCAGCTCCAG TCAGTATCCTAACTTATGGTCTGTGAGCAACAGCACCATCACGCCGGTGTCTCAGTCGAGCGGGATGTCCAACGGCCTGAGCTCCCAGTTTTTACGTGGCTCTCCAGCGCACTACACTGCCCTCCCGCACCCGGtcaccgccgcctcctccgcgTCCCCCCTGTACGACGGCGGCGCACCCACGGACCTGCCCGACAGCCAGTACGATGCCTCCGCACATGCCAGGCTAGCATCCACGTGGACGCCTGTCACCCCCCCTTCCATGTAA